A single genomic interval of Prunus dulcis chromosome 5, ALMONDv2, whole genome shotgun sequence harbors:
- the LOC117628871 gene encoding uncharacterized protein LOC117628871, translating into MVCGLRNYFDIVTAGIACNGKLYFSGSDHASSYILELDPFQGISNISTSNGDGDGDHIIVDKCRFSLAPLDMLAEVRGYSISMYRVLGACRGHLRVSEFLLGDHLSVWELDAGDDNLKWRLVVDKVPFFQMDSPNSNYLKCREIPFRCIGFLVHVEGICG; encoded by the coding sequence ATGGTATGCGGCCTGCgaaattattttgatatcGTAACTGCTGGCATTGCTTGCAATGggaagttgtatttttcaggTTCCGATCATGCATCCTCCTATATTCTGGAGTTGGATCCCTTCCAAGGTATCAGTAATATCAGTACTAGtaatggtgatggtgatggcgATCATATTATTGTTGACAAATGTCGGTTCAGTCTGGCACCTCTTGATATGTTGGCTGAAGTGCGGGGATATTCCATTTCGATGTATCGGGTTCTTGGTGCATGTCGAGGGCATTTGCGGGTGTCCGAGTTTCTGCTTGGTGATCATTTGAGTGTCTGGGAGTTAGATGCCGGCGATGATAATTTGAAATGGCGTTTGGTGGTCGACAAAGTTCCCTTCTTCCAGATGGATTCTCCCAATTCTAACTATCTGAAGTGCAGGGAAATCCCATTTCGTTGTATCGGGTTCTTGGTGCATGTCGAGGGCATTTGCGGGTGA